From a single Fusobacterium ulcerans ATCC 49185 genomic region:
- a CDS encoding ABC transporter ATP-binding protein yields MLLEAKNIFVSFKKENQTSFFGKEKQEVVKGVSISLKKGECLGIIGESGSGKSTFGKVLIGLLTPDKGDVFINGITLYGKSSREEKRKVKPSISVVFQDYTSSANPRFRVKDIIGESLRIIEKRESIRVDREKKTEELLELVGLNKNFMDRYPHELSGGQLQRVCIARAVATNPEIILLDEAISSLDASTQTQVMDLLKNLQKEFGFSYIFITHDLPSVTYMCDRVIFFYDGKIVEQVDDIYMLSEVKSSYAAKLLHSILEIDLQNEEQIDYAKQQSYS; encoded by the coding sequence ATGTTGCTGGAAGCTAAGAATATATTTGTTAGTTTTAAAAAAGAAAATCAAACTTCTTTTTTTGGAAAAGAGAAACAGGAAGTTGTAAAAGGGGTTTCAATTTCTTTGAAAAAAGGTGAGTGTTTAGGTATAATAGGAGAAAGCGGAAGTGGAAAGAGCACTTTTGGAAAAGTATTGATAGGTCTTTTAACTCCTGATAAAGGAGATGTTTTTATCAATGGAATAACTCTTTATGGAAAATCTTCCAGAGAGGAAAAAAGAAAAGTAAAACCATCTATTAGTGTTGTATTTCAAGATTATACTTCTTCTGCAAATCCCAGATTTCGTGTAAAGGATATCATTGGGGAATCTTTGAGAATTATAGAAAAAAGAGAAAGTATAAGAGTAGATAGAGAAAAAAAAACAGAAGAGCTATTAGAATTAGTTGGACTCAATAAAAATTTCATGGATAGATATCCTCATGAATTAAGTGGAGGGCAGCTGCAAAGAGTATGTATAGCCAGAGCTGTTGCTACAAACCCAGAAATTATTCTTCTTGATGAAGCTATTAGCTCTCTGGATGCCTCTACTCAAACACAGGTTATGGATCTTTTGAAAAATCTGCAGAAAGAGTTTGGGTTTTCATATATTTTTATAACTCATGATCTTCCTTCAGTGACATATATGTGTGACAGAGTTATATTTTTCTATGATGGAAAAATAGTAGAACAGGTTGATGATATTTATATGCTGTCTGAAGTAAAAAGTTCATATGCTGCAAAACTTTTACATTCTATTTTAGAAATTGATCTACAAAATGAGGAGCAGATAGATTATGCAAAACAACAATCTTACTCATAA
- a CDS encoding MATE family efflux transporter gives MQNNNLTHKIYLNIMIPFMLSTVTQPLLGAADIAVVGRLGDEKYIAGISIGTLIFNTIYWIFGFLRVSTTGFSAQSIKNSDIQKTSDTFFRPLFIAIFISILFIIFQNSIFNFSMELIIPDIEIKKAASEYFFILIWGAPFVLINYVILGWLMGQGNIKGSLTMQISSNLLNIILDVILVVIFKQKIAGVAYATLISQIVSTLIGLYYLLPYGYTKNLCLKNIFKKKELISIMCVNKDLMLRTVCLVVHNNLFTAASSSLGVTILSANAVLFQVLSVISYLLDGIANTSSVFAGRAAGEKNNILMKNTWKKTFQWGLIMAGILTIIYLILYPRIIGIFTDITTIIHTAERYAYWIALYPILAFIGLTFYGIFTGSSVTAPILYSTAGALAGFLLSWKYVIPILNNDGIWISLLLFYFLRSILLIPFLKKTLN, from the coding sequence ATGCAAAACAACAATCTTACTCATAAAATATATCTTAATATCATGATTCCTTTTATGCTCTCAACTGTGACACAACCTTTATTGGGAGCCGCTGATATAGCAGTAGTAGGAAGGCTTGGAGATGAAAAATATATTGCTGGGATATCTATTGGAACTCTCATTTTCAATACAATATACTGGATATTTGGTTTTTTAAGAGTAAGTACTACAGGGTTTAGTGCTCAAAGTATAAAAAATTCTGATATTCAAAAAACCTCAGATACTTTTTTCAGACCTCTTTTTATAGCTATTTTTATCAGTATATTATTCATAATATTTCAGAACTCTATATTTAATTTCTCTATGGAGCTCATAATTCCTGATATAGAAATAAAAAAAGCTGCAAGTGAATACTTTTTTATACTTATATGGGGAGCTCCCTTTGTCCTAATTAATTATGTCATTCTTGGATGGCTAATGGGACAGGGAAATATAAAAGGTTCTCTTACTATGCAGATAAGCAGCAATCTTCTAAATATAATTTTAGATGTGATTTTAGTTGTAATCTTTAAGCAGAAAATCGCTGGAGTAGCATATGCTACACTTATATCTCAGATAGTTTCTACTTTAATTGGGCTATATTATCTGCTTCCTTATGGTTATACTAAAAATTTATGTTTAAAAAACATTTTCAAAAAGAAAGAATTAATCTCTATCATGTGTGTAAATAAAGACCTTATGCTGAGAACAGTGTGCCTTGTTGTACATAATAATCTTTTTACAGCTGCAAGCTCTTCTCTTGGAGTAACAATTCTCTCTGCTAATGCTGTTCTTTTTCAGGTACTTTCAGTTATTTCATACTTGCTAGATGGAATAGCCAATACTTCCAGTGTTTTTGCTGGAAGGGCAGCAGGAGAAAAGAATAATATCCTTATGAAAAATACATGGAAGAAAACATTTCAATGGGGATTGATAATGGCAGGAATACTTACAATTATATATTTAATCTTATATCCAAGAATAATAGGAATATTTACAGATATAACTACTATAATTCATACAGCTGAAAGATATGCTTACTGGATAGCTCTCTATCCTATTTTAGCTTTTATCGGACTGACTTTCTATGGAATTTTTACTGGTTCATCTGTTACTGCTCCAATTCTTTATTCTACAGCTGGAGCTTTAGCTGGATTCCTTCTCTCATGGAAATATGTAATTCCAATTTTAAATAATGATGGTATTTGGATATCTCTGCTTCTATTTTATTTTTTAAGAAGCATACTGCTGATACCATTTCTCAAAAAAACTTTAAATTAA
- a CDS encoding M14 family metallopeptidase, with protein MSFVLGNIKCENGKKEKGYWNIEKTRYHIPITVICGKKEGKTIVISSGVHSCEYVGIQAAIEIAQELSPENISGTVVILHPVNYTGFFKRLPAVMPEDNKNLNRVFPGDKDGTLSEKIAYNFSKNLYPNIDFFLDLHGGDVQENVTPFVYFAGSAAEDVKKISIEAAKSLTVPYRVKSSSVTGVYSSAAIQGVPSLLVERGGRGLWNREEVEAYKKDIRSLLNHFNVLKSDSDIPNLLQVEIDNSKYLESKHNGFWYPAFQAGDTFKKGTFLGEIKDCFGNILETYKAEFNGIILYETISLAIAIDDPLIAYGEI; from the coding sequence ATGAGTTTTGTTTTAGGCAATATAAAATGTGAAAATGGAAAAAAAGAAAAGGGATACTGGAACATAGAAAAAACTAGATATCATATTCCTATTACAGTTATCTGTGGGAAAAAAGAAGGAAAAACTATAGTAATTTCTTCTGGAGTACATAGTTGTGAGTATGTTGGTATACAAGCTGCCATTGAAATAGCTCAGGAACTTTCTCCAGAGAATATTTCAGGAACAGTTGTTATTCTTCACCCAGTAAACTATACAGGATTTTTTAAAAGACTTCCTGCTGTTATGCCTGAAGATAATAAAAATCTCAACAGAGTTTTTCCAGGGGATAAAGATGGAACTCTTTCTGAAAAAATAGCATATAATTTTTCAAAAAATCTTTATCCTAATATAGACTTTTTCCTTGATCTACATGGAGGAGATGTACAGGAAAATGTTACTCCTTTTGTATATTTTGCTGGTTCAGCTGCTGAAGATGTGAAAAAAATATCAATAGAAGCTGCCAAATCTCTCACTGTCCCTTACAGGGTAAAATCTTCCTCTGTTACTGGAGTATATAGTTCTGCTGCTATACAGGGAGTTCCATCTCTTCTTGTAGAAAGAGGAGGAAGAGGTCTTTGGAACAGAGAAGAAGTTGAAGCATATAAAAAAGATATAAGAAGTCTTTTAAATCACTTCAATGTTTTAAAAAGTGATTCTGATATCCCGAATTTACTACAAGTTGAAATTGATAACTCTAAATATCTTGAATCTAAGCATAATGGATTCTGGTATCCAGCTTTTCAAGCAGGAGATACATTTAAAAAAGGAACATTTCTTGGAGAAATAAAAGATTGTTTTGGAAATATTCTTGAAACTTACAAAGCTGAATTTAATGGAATTATTCTTTATGAAACAATATCTCTAGCAATAGCCATTGATGATCCTCTCATTGCTTATGGAGAAATATAA
- a CDS encoding GIY-YIG nuclease family protein codes for MEYYVYIIRCRDNSLYTGITTDIGRRYKEHEQGTGAKYTKSKGVLKIETFFKCDGRSEASKIEYYIKKMTKDQKERELNKINGFKTLILRDLGIIIK; via the coding sequence ATGGAATATTATGTATATATAATAAGGTGCAGAGATAATTCCCTATATACTGGAATAACTACTGACATAGGAAGGAGATATAAAGAACATGAACAAGGAACAGGGGCAAAATATACAAAATCAAAAGGAGTTTTAAAAATAGAAACATTCTTTAAATGTGATGGGAGAAGTGAAGCTTCAAAAATTGAATATTATATAAAAAAAATGACAAAGGATCAAAAGGAGCGTGAGCTCAATAAAATCAATGGTTTTAAAACATTGATATTAAGAGATTTAGGAATAATTATAAAATAA
- a CDS encoding DUF1576 domain-containing protein, with product MDNFNRKRMKKIKILSGILIGFIAISFIGYVIHERENVFTGILKIITSPAVLITDFLVIGGIGASFVNAFLIFLFNFTIIKMLKIEINGLIIASFFTVFGFSFFGKNILNILPFYLGGILYSLYEHIDFKEIFITISFASALAPFVSEVAFRVDTTDTSYLNAIALGILIGFIVTPLAKKMASFHEGFNLYNLGFTGGILGAVITSILKLYKFQITPQRIISVEYDLALKLICSGVFMSLIIIGYFINGSSFAGYKKLLEDTGLKADYIQRYGFGLTYINMGIMGFVAMGFVVLLGETFNGPLLAGILTIVGFSAYGKHFLNTIPILLGVYLAKFGSNTDTFTVALSGLFGTSLAPISGVYGTFWGIVAGWLHLAVVQSIGTVHGGLNLYNNGFSAGIVAGFLLPVMDMIKNHKDKERLKYLKRKKQLYEAINLERKKFEEFNKEE from the coding sequence GTGGATAATTTTAATAGAAAAAGAATGAAAAAAATAAAAATCTTATCAGGAATTCTGATAGGTTTTATTGCTATATCCTTTATTGGCTATGTTATTCATGAAAGAGAAAATGTTTTCACTGGAATTTTAAAAATCATCACATCTCCAGCTGTTCTTATTACAGATTTCCTTGTAATAGGAGGTATTGGAGCTTCATTTGTGAATGCTTTCCTGATATTTTTATTTAATTTCACCATTATCAAAATGCTGAAAATTGAAATAAATGGATTGATAATAGCTTCTTTTTTCACTGTCTTTGGATTTTCATTTTTTGGTAAAAATATCTTAAACATTCTGCCTTTCTATCTTGGAGGGATTCTCTACAGTCTTTATGAACACATAGATTTTAAAGAAATATTTATTACTATATCTTTTGCTAGTGCTCTTGCCCCATTTGTAAGTGAAGTTGCTTTTAGAGTAGACACTACTGACACTTCATATCTTAATGCCATTGCTCTGGGAATATTAATAGGATTTATTGTTACACCCCTTGCTAAAAAAATGGCTTCTTTTCATGAAGGATTTAACTTGTATAATCTGGGATTTACTGGTGGTATACTTGGTGCTGTAATCACTTCCATTCTGAAGCTGTATAAGTTCCAAATAACCCCTCAGAGAATAATTTCAGTAGAATATGACCTTGCACTTAAACTAATCTGTTCTGGAGTATTTATGAGCCTTATAATTATAGGATATTTTATCAATGGAAGCTCCTTTGCAGGTTATAAAAAACTTTTAGAAGACACAGGATTAAAAGCAGATTATATTCAACGTTATGGTTTTGGTCTTACATATATCAATATGGGGATAATGGGATTTGTTGCAATGGGATTTGTTGTTTTACTTGGAGAAACTTTCAACGGACCTCTTTTAGCTGGAATTCTTACCATAGTAGGATTCTCTGCCTATGGAAAACATTTTCTCAATACCATTCCAATTTTGCTTGGAGTATATCTTGCAAAATTTGGAAGCAATACTGATACATTTACTGTTGCTCTTTCTGGTCTTTTTGGTACATCCCTTGCTCCTATATCAGGAGTATATGGAACTTTCTGGGGTATAGTTGCTGGATGGCTTCATCTTGCAGTGGTACAAAGTATAGGAACTGTCCATGGAGGTCTTAATCTGTATAACAATGGGTTCTCCGCTGGTATAGTTGCTGGATTTCTCCTTCCTGTAATGGATATGATTAAAAATCATAAAGATAAAGAAAGATTAAAATACCTGAAAAGAAAAAAACAGCTTTATGAAGCAATAAATTTAGAAAGAAAAAAGTTTGAAGAATTTAACAAAGAAGAATAA
- a CDS encoding NUDIX hydrolase, with the protein MKLEKLEDLKFLKVAIEKHPTTGIQLEYLDKPNAIAALLLNAVGDKVLLVKQYRPGFQGYMYEIPAGIMEDGEDPVYTLEREIEEETGYLKNDYNIIYSPKKPLILSPGYTSESLYIYIIQLKDDSIMPQNLKLDIGEDLIDTWFPLSEIEEITSDFKTIFTIHLYKNIKNS; encoded by the coding sequence ATGAAGTTAGAAAAATTAGAAGATTTAAAATTTCTTAAAGTTGCTATTGAAAAACATCCAACTACTGGAATACAATTAGAATATCTGGATAAACCTAATGCTATTGCTGCTTTACTATTAAATGCAGTTGGAGATAAAGTCCTCCTTGTAAAACAGTATAGACCTGGATTTCAAGGATATATGTACGAAATTCCTGCTGGAATAATGGAAGATGGAGAAGATCCTGTGTACACTCTTGAAAGAGAAATAGAAGAAGAAACTGGGTATCTAAAGAATGATTATAATATTATCTACAGTCCTAAAAAACCTTTGATTCTTTCTCCAGGGTATACAAGCGAATCTTTATATATCTATATCATTCAGCTAAAAGATGACTCTATCATGCCACAAAACTTGAAATTAGACATTGGAGAAGACTTAATCGATACTTGGTTCCCCTTAAGTGAAATTGAAGAAATTACAAGTGATTTTAAAACTATATTTACTATTCATCTTTATAAAAATATTAAAAATTCTTAA
- a CDS encoding fumarylacetoacetate hydrolase family protein, with the protein MKFIRFQIGEVEKLGIFNKTETEILEIAKILGREFTSMINLIEEITEEELKKLKETESNKKYKGYYTKEVKLCSPIKKPIHDIVCVGVNYRDHLEETQKNFDKNFSVPQKTVYFSKRAIEIIGPGDTVKSRMDLDEKLDYEVELAVVIGKRGTDIPKEKVEEYIFGYSVFNDISARELQGSHVQWYRGKSLDSFSSMGPVILHKSSLPFPVEVDIRSYVNGEIRQTSNTKLFLSNIGEIISEISSGITLEAGDIVITGTPSGVGLGLKPQKFMKKGDIVVCEIPEIGRLENIIG; encoded by the coding sequence ATGAAATTTATTAGATTTCAAATAGGTGAAGTTGAAAAACTAGGAATTTTTAATAAAACTGAAACTGAAATTTTAGAAATAGCTAAAATTCTTGGGAGAGAGTTTACATCTATGATAAACTTAATAGAAGAGATAACAGAAGAAGAACTAAAAAAATTAAAAGAAACAGAATCAAATAAAAAATATAAAGGTTACTATACAAAAGAAGTAAAATTGTGTTCACCAATAAAAAAACCTATTCATGATATTGTATGTGTTGGAGTTAACTATAGAGATCACTTAGAAGAAACACAAAAGAATTTTGATAAAAATTTTTCTGTGCCACAAAAGACAGTGTATTTTTCAAAAAGGGCAATAGAGATAATAGGACCAGGAGATACTGTAAAAAGTAGAATGGATTTAGATGAAAAATTAGATTATGAAGTAGAATTGGCAGTAGTCATAGGAAAAAGAGGAACAGATATTCCCAAAGAAAAGGTTGAAGAGTATATATTTGGATATTCAGTATTTAATGACATTTCAGCAAGAGAACTTCAAGGAAGCCATGTACAATGGTATAGAGGAAAGAGCTTAGATAGTTTTTCGAGTATGGGGCCAGTAATATTACATAAATCATCACTTCCATTTCCAGTAGAAGTAGATATAAGAAGTTATGTAAATGGAGAAATAAGACAAACATCTAATACAAAATTATTTTTGTCAAATATAGGAGAAATAATTTCAGAAATATCATCAGGAATAACATTAGAAGCAGGGGATATAGTAATCACAGGAACACCATCAGGAGTAGGACTGGGATTAAAGCCACAGAAATTTATGAAAAAGGGAGACATAGTAGTTTGTGAAATTCCTGAAATAGGAAGATTAGAAAATATAATAGGATAA
- a CDS encoding UxaA family hydrolase — translation MKFKGYKRPDGKIGIRNKVLILPTCSCASETCRIIAQQIKGAVNIINQDGCAEVKGNEEITQEVLSGFAANPNVYGTVLIGLGCESNSAESMKEIILSKTNKPLEVLIIQEEGGTVNTINKAIKITRKMVEEASMVTLEEFPISELILGIECGGSDSTSGLATNPVVGKLSDFIIDNGGSSIMSETTEFIGAEHILARRGENKEVQQKIIQICKDLEEHLARANQDLRTGQPTPGNKEGGLSTIEEKSLGCIYKGGTRPIVEVIDYAKLPSKKGAIVMDTPGYDIASVSAMVAGGAQIIAFTTGRGTPTGHALAPVVKITGNKETFNKMFDNMDIDVSDVILGKISIEEASNNLFNEIIKICNGKKTKAEIFGFSDIAINRICKYI, via the coding sequence ATGAAATTTAAAGGTTATAAAAGACCAGATGGAAAAATAGGGATAAGAAATAAAGTTTTAATATTACCAACTTGTTCATGTGCGAGCGAAACTTGTAGAATTATAGCACAACAAATAAAAGGAGCTGTAAATATAATTAATCAAGATGGATGTGCAGAAGTCAAAGGTAATGAAGAAATAACTCAAGAAGTGCTATCTGGTTTTGCAGCTAATCCAAATGTTTATGGAACAGTTCTTATAGGTTTAGGGTGTGAAAGTAATTCAGCAGAAAGTATGAAAGAAATTATTTTATCAAAAACAAATAAACCACTTGAAGTACTAATTATTCAAGAAGAGGGTGGAACTGTAAATACAATTAATAAAGCTATAAAAATTACAAGAAAAATGGTTGAAGAAGCGTCAATGGTAACTTTAGAAGAGTTTCCAATATCTGAGTTAATTTTAGGGATTGAATGTGGAGGTTCAGATAGTACTTCTGGATTAGCTACTAATCCAGTAGTTGGAAAATTGAGTGATTTTATTATTGATAATGGTGGAAGTTCAATAATGAGTGAAACAACAGAATTTATAGGAGCTGAACATATTTTAGCAAGACGTGGAGAAAACAAAGAAGTTCAACAAAAAATTATTCAAATTTGTAAAGATTTAGAAGAACATTTAGCTAGAGCAAATCAAGATTTAAGAACAGGACAACCAACTCCAGGAAATAAAGAAGGAGGATTATCAACTATTGAAGAAAAATCACTAGGATGTATATATAAAGGTGGAACAAGACCTATAGTTGAAGTTATTGATTATGCAAAATTACCAAGCAAAAAGGGAGCTATAGTTATGGACACACCAGGTTATGATATAGCTTCTGTCAGTGCAATGGTAGCAGGGGGAGCTCAAATAATAGCATTTACAACAGGAAGAGGAACACCAACAGGGCATGCTTTAGCCCCAGTTGTAAAAATTACTGGTAATAAAGAAACGTTTAATAAAATGTTTGACAACATGGACATAGATGTAAGTGATGTAATTCTTGGAAAAATTTCTATTGAAGAAGCAAGTAATAATCTTTTCAATGAAATTATAAAAATTTGTAATGGAAAGAAAACAAAAGCTGAAATTTTTGGATTTTCAGATATAGCAATTAACAGAATATGCAAATATATTTAG
- a CDS encoding UxaA family hydrolase, with amino-acid sequence MIANSILLNEKDNVITTVVALKQGEKAFYFKEDRLISIEAQSDIPSYHKIALKNFPKGDLIIKYGEIIGMSMIEIEQGTLVDHKNIESIPRNYNEEIGEC; translated from the coding sequence ATGATTGCTAATTCTATTTTATTAAATGAAAAAGATAATGTAATTACTACAGTTGTTGCATTAAAACAAGGAGAAAAAGCTTTTTATTTTAAAGAGGATCGATTAATTTCTATTGAAGCTCAGTCTGATATTCCAAGTTATCATAAGATAGCATTAAAAAACTTTCCAAAGGGAGATTTAATTATAAAATATGGTGAAATTATTGGAATGAGCATGATTGAAATTGAACAAGGAACTTTGGTTGATCATAAAAACATTGAAAGTATTCCAAGAAACTATAATGAGGAAATAGGAGAGTGCTAG
- a CDS encoding 2-keto-3-deoxygluconate permease, with amino-acid sequence MILKNIKKIPGGMMVVPLLIGSILYTFFPEALNIGGLTSAVFSKNGTSTTIALALVCIGSQLSFKEAPEAIKRGGTLLIVKFLAGALFGILIEKMFGASGILGISSLAIISSITNSNGGLFMALTGEFGDSIDVSSQAVMNINDGPFLTLVALGASGLAEIPLLNLLAAIGPILIGCILGNLDHEIKNFLKPGVAITIPFFAFCLGAGINLNNVIYAGPSGILLGILCIVVSGVPMFFADRYINKRPGYAAAAASSAAGNSVATPAAVALIVPQYVPYTEIATAQIAAAVVITSILTPIVTAWTAKKFGSPLTGMKN; translated from the coding sequence ATGATTCTAAAAAATATAAAAAAAATTCCAGGAGGAATGATGGTAGTTCCTTTATTAATAGGTTCTATTTTATACACTTTTTTTCCAGAGGCATTAAATATAGGAGGATTGACTAGTGCTGTTTTTTCAAAAAATGGGACTTCAACAACAATAGCTTTAGCACTTGTATGTATAGGTTCACAACTTTCATTTAAAGAAGCACCTGAAGCAATAAAAAGAGGAGGAACTTTATTAATAGTAAAATTTTTAGCAGGAGCATTATTTGGAATTTTGATTGAAAAAATGTTTGGTGCTAGTGGAATTTTAGGAATTTCTTCTTTAGCAATTATAAGTTCGATTACAAATAGTAATGGTGGACTTTTTATGGCTTTAACTGGAGAATTTGGAGATTCAATAGACGTTTCATCACAAGCTGTAATGAATATAAATGATGGACCATTTTTAACTTTAGTTGCTCTTGGAGCATCTGGATTAGCAGAAATTCCATTGTTGAATTTGTTAGCTGCTATTGGACCTATTTTAATAGGATGTATTTTGGGTAATTTAGATCATGAAATAAAAAATTTTTTAAAACCAGGTGTTGCAATAACTATTCCTTTTTTTGCATTTTGCTTAGGAGCAGGAATAAATTTAAATAATGTAATTTATGCTGGACCATCAGGGATACTATTAGGAATTTTATGTATAGTTGTTAGTGGAGTTCCAATGTTTTTTGCTGACAGATATATAAATAAAAGACCTGGTTATGCAGCTGCAGCAGCGTCTAGTGCAGCTGGAAATTCAGTAGCAACACCAGCAGCAGTAGCTCTAATTGTTCCACAATATGTTCCATATACAGAAATAGCAACAGCTCAGATAGCAGCTGCAGTTGTAATAACTTCTATATTAACTCCAATAGTTACAGCTTGGACAGCTAAAAAATTTGGGTCACCACTTACAGGGATGAAAAATTAA